The window GGCTGTACTGAGCCGACGCGTATGGCAACGAGCGGAGTAGACGCTGTTGCTTGTGTTTCCGTTCcccctcgtcttcggcgaACACTGCGAATGCGTCGTCTATTCGCAGCCGTCTGCTGCTCATGTGGAGtgagggcgagacgcagagagtaGATCAAGGCAGGAGGCACGCATGCTGCAGAAGAACGCTCCTGATGCAACAACGGAACGCAGGAGTAAATAGGCTGAAACTTTATCGACCTTTTCCGAGGATGCACATGAAAtcagcctctccctcgcatgCCGGAAGTCCTAGTCTGCTTTTTTTTGATTCCTCTGTTTCCGAGGCAGTCAGCCGCATGCCGGCCACAGGTTGGCTTGGACGAGCTTCTTCACAAGTGTGTCGagtgcctcgcctcctctttcgGTTTTCCTCTAATCTCCCAGTACATACACCTGGATCGACCTGCTTCTGTAGAGGCCTCGACCTCACAAGGAATAGGAATGTACCTGCCTTCGTTCGCCGAGGCCTATGATGAACTGCTCTGTACAATCAATCACCTTTCACAATTCAAATTTCCGTCTACCGCTTTCTATCATTTCAACTGTATTTCGGCGCTATGAATTTTGTTTTGAATGACCACTTTGATAGTCGCTTCTAACCGGCAGAATGCGGGTCTTATTCACACAAAGCAGAAAATTATATTAACACAAGCATTTACGACAGAATTGCAGGCGGTGTCTGTGTGCAGGTAAACCTGACGGTTTCCCCAACACACACCGAGGCGTCGATCCATCGTGCAGAAGCGATGATGCCTCTGCACGCGGGGCACATCCTCCATATGCAACAGCTAGCGATGGGGAGTTCGATGGTGCCGCCTCACCGCCGCCGTGGGGTGGGGGAGACCAACTAGCCACGTGGGGACAGCGGCATGAAACGTCTAAGCTGAAGCACCACTTAACGTTCTTCCTTTCTGATTTCCCCTTTCAGTCGGTATAGCACGTGTGACTCCAGCAAACGTGGGTTTCTCTCGTTTCCTCCTTGCGTCAACACACGCTCGTGAGCGCATGCTTCCCCCGTTGCAGCGTCACGCCACTGATCGCGCCTTAGCAACCATGCGTTTTTCCAGGGCGGACCTGCCTCCGTGGCTCACTCTTTTTATTGCCACTGCAGCGCTGAGTCTGCCCAGAGTTACGGAGGCGATTCGGCACCAAGGGCTGCGGACACAAGCGGCCGGTGCCCATTCCTTTGTCGAAACTCAGGTAACATCTGCCGGCTGTGTTACCAGAGGCAGGCAGTACCGTAGCTTCATGGTGAGCGAATTGAACGACATCAGTGACTTCAGCGGTTGCCAAAAGGTGTGCAACCAGCATCCGCAGTGCGTGTGGTTCACTTACTTGACCGACACCAAACGATGCATCCTCCACTCACACAAACCGCGGGAAGGCGTGGAGAACGTGAACGCTGTGGCTGGTCCGAAGCGTTGCCCTATCTGTGTCATCGAGGGGTATGATTTCAAGGGAGAGCCAAGCCTTGTGGACCGAGGGCAGCCTGGCGTGAACACCCtcagcgcgtgcgaggcggcCTGCCAGGCCGAGCAGTCTTGTCACTACTTTCTTTTTGATAAAGGCAGGCATTGCTATTTCAAGGTTAGAGATAatgcgctgctcgcgctccATCCTGATCAGAACTACGCAGCCGGTCCTAAAACGTGCGCGGCCCACTGGTGCATCATGCCTAACACTGACTACCCCAAGAACGATATTGGAAAGGAGGTGTCGACGCCAACGGCGGCAGAGTGTCAAAAGAAATGCCTCAACGACGAGCGGTGCGAGTACTTCTCGTGGGATTCCGGCTCCAAGTTGTGTTATCACAAAGCAGGGTCTCAGGTTCCAAACAGCAAGGTTAGGAAGGATGGTGTATTCTCGGGGCCGAAACATTGTGGGTTGCCGACGACTGTGGTCGCGGAGCAGACGAAGTACACAGGAGATGAGGTCGCTACGCATCGGCGGTCGGAAGTGGGCACCTTTGCTGCGTGTCAACTGAGTTGTTGGGAAAACAACAAATGCGCCTTTTTCCATTTCAACAACGAGGGGTGTACCCTGTCAGGCTTGGGGGCTGTGCCGCAGACTGACTCGTCGTCGAGAGGAGGGAGCGTCACACCTGAGTGAGACGCGTGCATGTTGTTGACTGGCTTAGGGCCCTGGACACAGTTGCCGCGGGTGGCAGTGCCTGCCGAGGCGCCTTAGGTGGCTAGCAACCTGGTGTCATCTGCCTTCCccgaagcgcgagggcgcatTTGTAGCCGTTGCGATGGACTACAGGGATCATGCCCATGCATCGGAAACGCCCAGTGTAGGCGGCGTACGAGACGATAGCATCATTCTTCATGTTGACGAGCCATAGTGGCTAGCCCTCGGACTTTGCTTGTGAAACGCAGTAGGACGTGGTATCGTGCAACCCCGTGGTGTTACCTCGATTGAGTTCGCGCAGCCCCAGAGAGGGTTCCCAGCTTTTTTCCAACTCAAATGGTAATTTCAGCGTCACGACACGGACCGAAACGGGTGACAGTGTTCGAGCTGCAGACTGAAGCGTCTCCCCTTCTTCCTTAATGACCCCCAGTGTGTTTTGTCTCCTTTGGTAGCAAGCCCGGCCGTTGCGTTTGTGAAGCGGCAGTCCATCCGTAGTAGagaagcgcatgcggcaaCAGCGGGTTAGGTTTATTGTTGATCTCATAACGAACTTCTGCTCGCCATACTACCTACAATTCCGAATTTTTTTCGTTCGAAACCGCCGCGTTGCCAGCGGCGGAACACCCATCAAGGAACTCTGCGAACTCTCTGTGGCAGACCTGTGGCGGTGCACCAGTAGAAGCGGACGCACGGGGCTGCTGCCTGGCGCGGAGCGTTGACGCTTACATAGGGTCGTTCCGTGACCTGCCGGCTCCCACGTGCAATCAGAGTAGTTTCGAACTGTTGCCTGGTTTCCGAGTCTGCTGGGGCCaggccgcctgcgtccgcctTCCACTGTAAAACGAGCGCCCTCTGACATATCTGTTTGTTGGCGTCCACTGACATCGGAGAAAACTCGCACGCTAGAGGCCGCTGCAACGCGACTCCACCGTTTTGTGCCTTCGTGGGTAAGCGGCTGTACTGAGCCGACGCGTATGGCAACGAGCGGAGTAGACGCTGTTGCTTGTGTTTCCGTTCcccctcgtcttcggcgaACACTGCGAATGCGTCGTCTATTCGCAGCCGTCTGCTGCTCATGTGGAGtgagggcgagacgcagagagtaGATCAAGGCAGGAGGCACGCATGCTGCAGAAGAACGCTCCTGATGCAACAACGGAACGCAGGAGTAAATAGGCTGAAACTTTATCGACCTTTTCCGAGGATGCACATGAAAtcagcctctccctcgcatgCCGGAAGTCCTAGTCTGCTTTTTTTTGATTCCTCTGTTTCCGAGGCAGTCAGCCGCATGCCGGCCACAGGTTGGCTTGGACGAGCTTCTTCACAAGTGTGTCGagtgcctcgcctcctctttcgGTTTTCCTCTAATCTCCCAGTACATACACCTGGATCGACCTGCTTCTGTAGAGGCCTCGACCTCACAAGGAATAGGAATGTACCTGCCTTCGTTCGCCGAGGCCTATGATGAACTGCTCTGTACAATCAATCACCTTTCACAATTCAAATTTCCGTCTACCGCTTTCTATCATTTCAACTGTATTTCGGCGCTATGAATTTTGTTTTGAATGACCACTTTGATAGTCGCTTCTAACCGGCAGAATGCGGGTCTTATTCACACAAAGCAGAAAATTATATTAACACAAGCATTTACGACAGAATTGCAGGCGGTGTCTGTGTGCAGGTAAACCTGACGGTTTCCCCAACACACACCGAGGCGTCGATCCATCGTGCAGAAGCGATGATGCCTCTGCACGCGGGGCACATCCTCCATATGCAACAGCTAGCGATGGGGAGTTCGATGGTGCCGCCTCACCGCCGCCGTGGGGTGGGGGAGACCAACTAGCCACGTGGGGACAGCGGCATGAAACGTCTAAGCTGAAGCACCACTTAACGTTCTTCCTTTCTGATTTCCCCTTTCAGTCGGTATAGCACGTGTGACTCCAGCAAACGTGGGTTTCTCTCGTTTCCTCCTTGCGTCAACACACGCTCGTGAGCGCATGCTTCCCCCGTTGCAGCGTCACGCCACTGATCGCGCCTTAGCAACCATGCGTTTTTCCAGGGCGGACCTGCCTCCGTGGCTCACTCTTTTTATTGCCACTGCAGCGCTGAGTCTGCCCAGAGTTACGGAGGCGATTCGGCACCAAGGGCTGCGGACACAAGCGGCCGGTGCCCATTCCTTTGTCGAAACTCAGGTAACATCTGCCGGCTGTGTTACCAGAGGCAGGCAGTACCGTAGCTTCATGGTGAGCGAATTGAACGACATCAGTGACTTCAGCGGTTGCCAAAAGGTGTGCAACCAGCATCCGCAGTGCGTGTGGTTCACTTACTTGACCGACACCAAACGATGCATCCTCCACTCACACAAACCGCGGGAAGGCGTGGAGAACGTGAACGCTGTGGCTGGTCCGAAGCGTTGCCCTATCTGTGTCATCGAGGGGTATGATTTCAAGGGAGAGCCAAACCTTTCGGAGCGAGGGCAGCCTGGTGTGAACACTTTCAGCGCGTGTGAGGCGGCCTGCCAGGCCGAACAAGCTTGTCACTACTTTCTTTTCGATAAACAGCAGAAGTTATGCCATATCAAGACTAGAGAGCAGGCTCTGCTGGCACTGCATCCTAATAACAAGTTGACAGCCGGTACCAAGACATGTGCGGCCCACTGGTGCATCATGCCTAACACTGACTACCCCAAGAACGATATTGGAAAGGAGGTGTCGACGCCAACGGCGGCAGAGTGTCAAAAGAAATGCCTCAACGACGAGCGGTGCGAGTACTTCTCGTGGGATTCCGGCTCCAGCATGTGTCATCACAAAGCAGGGTCTCAGGTTCCAAACAGCAAGGTTAGGAAGGATGGTGTATTCTCGGGGCCGAAACATTGTGGGTTGCCGACGACTGTGGTCGCGGAGCAGACGAAGTACACAGGAGATGAGGTCGCTACGCATCCACGGTCGGAAGTGGGCACCTTTGCTGCGTGTCAACTGAGTTGTTGGGAAAACAACAAATGCGCCTTTTTCCATTTCAACAACGAGGGGTGTACCCTGTCAGGCTTGGGGGCTGTGCCGCAGACTGACTCGTCGTCGAGAGGAGGGAGCGTCACACCTGAGTGAGACGCGTGCATGTTGTTGACTGGCTTAGGGCCCTGGACACAGTTGCCGCGGGTGGCAGTGCCTGCCGAGGCGCCTTAGGTGGCTAGCAACCTGGTGTCATCTGCCTTCCccgaagcgcgagggcgcatTTGTAGCCGTTGCGATGGACTACAGGGATCATGCCCATGCATCGGAAACGCCCAGTGTAGGCGGCGTACGAGACGATAGCATCATTCTTCATGTTGACGAGCCATAGTGGCTAGCCCTCGGACTTTGCTTGTGAAACGCAGTAGGACGTGGTATCGTGCAACCCCAACCACGTGGTGTTACCTCGATTGAGTTCGCGCAGCCCCAGAGAGGGTTCCCAGCTTTTTTCCAACTCAAATGGTAATTTCAGCGTCACGACACGGACCGAAACGGGTGACAGTGTTCGAGCTGCAGACTGAAGCGTCTCCCCTTCTTCCTTAATGACCCCCAGTGTGTTTTGTCTCCTTTGGTAGCAAGCCCGGCCGTTGCGTTTGTGAAGCGGCAGTCCATCCGTAGTAGagaagcgcatgcggcaaCAGCGGGTTAGGTTTATTGTTGATCTCATAACGAACTTCTGCTCGCCATACTACCTACAATTCCGAATTTTTTTCGTTCGAAACCGCCGCGTTGCCAGCGGCGGAACACCCATCAAGGAACTCTGCGAACTCTCTGTGGCAGACCTGTGGCGGTGCACCAGTAGAAGCGGACGCACGGGGCTGCTGCCTGGCGCGGAGCGTTGACGCTTACATAGGGTCGTTCCGTGACCTGCCGGCTCCCACGTGCAATCAGAGTAGTTTCGAACTGTTGCCTGGTTTCCGAGTCTGCTGGGGCCaggccgcctgcgtccgcctTCCACTGTAAAACGAGCGCCCTCTGACATATCTGTTTGTTGGCGTCCACTGACATCGGAGAAAACTCGCACGCTAGAGGCCGCTGCAACGCGACTCCACCGTTTTGTGCCTTCGTGGGTAAGCTGCTGTACTGAGCCGACGCGTATGGCAACGAGCGGAGTAGACGCTGTTGCTTGTGTTTCCGTTCcccctcgtcttcggcgaACACTGCGAATGCGTCGTCTATTCGCAGCCGTCTGCTGCTCATGTGGAGtgagggcgagacgcagagagtaGATCAAGGCAGGAGGCACGCATGCTGCAGAAGAACGCTCCTGATGCAACAACGGAACGCAGGAGTAAATAGGCTGAAACTTTATCGACCTTTTCCGAGGATGCACATGAAAtcagcctctccctcgcatgCCGGAAGTCCTAGTCTGCTTTTTTTTGATTCCTCTGTTTCCGAGGCAGTCAGCCGCATGCCGGCCACAGGTTGGCTTGGACGAGCTTCTTCACAAGTGTGTCGagtgcctcgcctcctctttcgGTTTTCCTCTAATCTCCCAGTACATACACCTGGATCGACCTGCTTCTGTAGAGGCCTCGACCTCACAAGGAATAGGAATGTACCTGCCTTCGTTCGCCGAGGCCTATGATGAACTGCTCTGTACAATCAATCACCTTTCACAATTCAAATTTCCGTCTACCGCTTTCTATCATTTCAACTGTATTTCGGCGCTATGAATTTTGTTTTGAATGACCACTTTGATAGTCGCTTCTAACCGGCAGAATGCGGGTCTTATTCACACAAAGCAGAAAATTATATTAACACAAGCATTTACGACAGAATTGCAGGCGGTGTCTGTGTGCAGGTAAACCTGACGGTTTCCCCAACACACACCGAGGCGTCGATCCATCGTGCAGAAGCGATGATGCCTCTGCACGCGGGGCACATCCTCCATATGCAACAGCTAGCGATGGGGAGTTCGATGGTGCCGCCTCACCGCCGCCGTGGGGTGGGGGAGACCAACTAGCCACGTGGGGACAGCGGCATGAAACGTCTAAGCTGAAGCACCACTTAACGTTCTTCCTTTCTGATTTCCCCTTTCAGTCGGTATAGCACGTGTGACTCCAGCAAACGTGGGTTTCTCTCGTTTCCTCCTTGCGTCAACACACGCTCGTGAGC is drawn from Besnoitia besnoiti strain Bb-Ger1 chromosome VI, whole genome shotgun sequence and contains these coding sequences:
- a CDS encoding microneme protein MIC17B (encoded by transcript BESB_064610), which produces MRFSRADLPPWLTLFIATAALSLPRVTEAIRHQGLRTQAAGAHSFVETQVTSAGCVTRGRQYRSFMVSELNDISDFSGCQKVCNQHPQCVWFTYLTDTKRCILHSHKPREGVENVNAVAGPKRCPICVIEGYDFKGEPSLVDRGQPGVNTLSACEAACQAEQSCHYFLFDKGRHCYFKVRDNALLALHPDQNYAAGPKTCAAHWCIMPNTDYPKNDIGKEVSTPTAAECQKKCLNDERCEYFSWDSGSKLCYHKAGSQVPNSKVRKDGVFSGPKHCGLPTTVVAEQTKYTGDEVATHRRSEVGTFAACQLSCWENNKCAFFHFNNEGCTLSGLGAVPQTDSSSRGGSVTPE
- a CDS encoding microneme protein MIC17A (encoded by transcript BESB_064620), with translation MRFSRADLPPWLTLFIATAALSLPRVTEAIRHQGLRTQAAGAHSFVETQVTSAGCVTRGRQYRSFMVSELNDISDFSGCQKVCNQHPQCVWFTYLTDTKRCILHSHKPREGVENVNAVAGPKRCPICVIEGYDFKGEPNLSERGQPGVNTFSACEAACQAEQACHYFLFDKQQKLCHIKTREQALLALHPNNKLTAGTKTCAAHWCIMPNTDYPKNDIGKEVSTPTAAECQKKCLNDERCEYFSWDSGSSMCHHKAGSQVPNSKVRKDGVFSGPKHCGLPTTVVAEQTKYTGDEVATHPRSEVGTFAACQLSCWENNKCAFFHFNNEGCTLSGLGAVPQTDSSSRGGSVTPE